The region GGCCGTCGCCCGCGCCTCGGAGCGCCCCGGGCGCGGGGGGGGGTGGGTGGCGAATTAGTAATCGCCACTCACAGGGGATTTGACAAAAAAGTCAGTTGAGTTACAATAGTAACGTTACTATAGTAATCTATAAGGAGGTTTTATATGACCAGGACACCGAGAAAAAAAGAAGTTTTTACCACTCGCTTATCCGAGAAAACCGCAAACTTGCTCCGCGCGCATTGTGAAAATGAAAGCGTATCGGCCTCGGCAATGATTTCAACCCTTGTCGAGGAGGCACTCCTCTCCGAGGAGCGGCAACGTCGCCTTCCTCCCCTCTCGACTCCTTTAACAGGTCAAGAACGACAAAACATGAGGATGCTTGGCGAACAAATCCTTATGGCGGGCAGGGACAGAGGCTTGGATAGTGAATTAATTGAAAAACTAAAAAATGCACTTAATAAATTTTGAGGAATGGAAATGGAAAAATTAGATCCAGACTCTTAGTGCTGAGTTGGTGGAGACGGACGATGGCAAATAAGTCTGGGGGCAGATTAAAATCGTCCTCCGCCGCGGGCGGGCATGGCCCGGAGGGTGCGCCTGGATTCCGCAGCTAATCTCCGACCCGCAGGACGATCTTGCCGAACTGCGATCCTTCCTCGAGGATCTCGTGCGCCTTGCGGCAGTCATCGAGGGTCATCACCCGATCGATGACGGGCTTGAGCGCGCCCTCCGCCAGGAAGCGGAGCACCTTCTTGAACGTGGCCAGGCTCCCCATCGTGCTCCCGAGAATCGAGAGCTGCTTGGAGAAGAGCAGCGCAAGGTTGGTCTTTCCCTCGAATCCGGTGGTTGCCCCGCAGGTCACGATGCGCCCGTGGTAGGCGGCGCTCTTCACGCTCTCCCCCCAGGTGGCGTCCCCCACATGCTCGAAGATAACGTCGGCCCCCGCCTTTCCGGTGATGTCGCGCACGCGCTTGCTGATGGATTCCTCGCGGTAGTTGATCACCGCATCGGCCCCGAGCGCGCGGGCGCGCTCCATCTTTTCGGGCGTGCTGGTGGTGGCGATGACGCGGGCGCCGAGGAGCTTTCCGATCTGGATGGCGGCGGTGCCCACGCCGCTGCCCGCCCCCTGGACCAGCAGCGTCTCGCCCGCCCGCAGCTGCGCCCGCTCGGTCAGCATGCGCCAGGCGGTGATGAACACAATCGGGATGGCCGCCCCTTCCTCGAACGAGAGGTTTTCGGGGAGCGGCTGGAGGTTCGGTACGTTCACGGCGATGTATTCGCAGCAGCCGCCGTTTGTCTGCTCCCCGATGATCTCGAAGGTGCCCGGCGGCGGGTCGTCGCAAAGGTAGTAGGGAACGCCCCCGTAGCTTTCGATGGGATAGTCGATCACGCGCTGGCCGACCTCGAATCCCTTCACGCCGGGGCCGAGGGCCTTCACCACGCCGGTGAAATCGCTGCCCCCGATGTGGGGCATCACGGCGTCGATGCCGGGGAGGCCCATGCGGACCCACAGGTCGAGGTGGTTGATGCCGACCGCCTTGACCTCGACCAGTACCTGGCCCGGACCGGCTTCGGGCGCGGGGATG is a window of bacterium DNA encoding:
- a CDS encoding zinc-binding dehydrogenase, coding for MKAAIFHETGGPEVLKIEDIPAPEAGPGQVLVEVKAVGINHLDLWVRMGLPGIDAVMPHIGGSDFTGVVKALGPGVKGFEVGQRVIDYPIESYGGVPYYLCDDPPPGTFEIIGEQTNGGCCEYIAVNVPNLQPLPENLSFEEGAAIPIVFITAWRMLTERAQLRAGETLLVQGAGSGVGTAAIQIGKLLGARVIATTSTPEKMERARALGADAVINYREESISKRVRDITGKAGADVIFEHVGDATWGESVKSAAYHGRIVTCGATTGFEGKTNLALLFSKQLSILGSTMGSLATFKKVLRFLAEGALKPVIDRVMTLDDCRKAHEILEEGSQFGKIVLRVGD